The following coding sequences lie in one Tichowtungia aerotolerans genomic window:
- a CDS encoding NAD-dependent epimerase/dehydratase family protein — MKKTLVTGGCGFVGRHLIARLLQEGHEIHCVDPIVPLSGGIRPEEWPLFQPLEHGGFHFYPQDCRDWFGGHEDTDFDYAFHLAAMVGGREMIENNPLAVADDLSIDAQYWQWAVKTRPVKNIVFSSSAAYPIELQRPDHYELLREEMITFEDRIGMPDMTYGWAKLTNEYLARLAVEKHALKAVCYRPFSGYGEDQDDSYPFPGVCKRVLANRGAEEITVWGSGRQMRDFIHIDDCVEGILTTMDQIDDASALNLSTGLYTSFIEFARIAAELCGFSPAVKGTSNKPEGVFARGGDTARQRELGFTHTLSFRDGIARALNYYDA; from the coding sequence ATGAAAAAAACACTGGTAACCGGCGGCTGCGGTTTTGTCGGTCGACATCTGATTGCACGGCTCCTGCAGGAAGGGCATGAGATTCATTGCGTTGACCCGATCGTGCCGCTTAGCGGAGGGATCCGTCCGGAGGAGTGGCCGCTTTTCCAACCTTTGGAACATGGAGGTTTCCACTTTTATCCGCAGGATTGTCGCGATTGGTTCGGCGGGCATGAGGATACGGATTTCGACTATGCTTTTCACCTTGCCGCCATGGTTGGCGGACGCGAAATGATCGAAAACAATCCGTTGGCCGTGGCGGATGATCTCTCCATTGACGCGCAGTACTGGCAGTGGGCGGTGAAAACCCGCCCGGTGAAAAACATTGTCTTCAGCTCCAGTGCGGCTTATCCGATTGAGCTGCAGCGTCCCGATCACTATGAACTGCTCCGGGAGGAGATGATCACCTTCGAAGATCGGATCGGTATGCCGGATATGACCTACGGCTGGGCGAAGCTCACGAACGAATATCTGGCCCGCCTCGCGGTTGAAAAGCACGCTTTGAAAGCCGTTTGTTACCGACCGTTTTCCGGTTACGGTGAAGATCAGGATGATTCCTATCCGTTCCCCGGCGTTTGTAAGCGGGTGCTGGCGAATCGCGGTGCCGAGGAAATTACCGTCTGGGGCAGCGGACGTCAGATGCGCGACTTCATTCACATCGATGACTGTGTCGAGGGGATTCTGACCACGATGGATCAGATCGACGACGCTTCGGCTCTCAACCTTTCTACCGGGCTGTATACCTCCTTCATCGAATTCGCCCGGATCGCCGCGGAACTCTGCGGATTTTCTCCGGCGGTGAAAGGAACCTCCAATAAACCTGAAGGTGTTTTCGCCCGTGGCGGCGACACGGCCCGTCAGCGCGAACTCGGTTTCACGCACACTCTCAGTTTTCGCGACGGTATTGCGCGGGCACTGAACTATTACGACGCATGA